The following are encoded together in the Poseidonibacter lekithochrous genome:
- a CDS encoding type II secretion system F family protein gives MNTTLMTYTLTPLLLGVLILVVLLLIQRKKQQQNIVLLSKLDNKAIIEEQHTKKKNNDLTIKLIQAGITYKEYIEARLLFALIGLIIMGVLPFIFSMMVGIISVVVGVLCIVFGGKMYLGISKAERIEKIDRDLGIFLDLVNVILEAGGSLKNAFFEVSRRAQGIIDPELLKEISILEYEMTNYSTKVAYENLKNRVDSKELDKIIDFLILSEETGIGVKNIFAMQSDEMRKTKFYKIKGKVNTLNMYLMLIIFLFVLPAFGAFVVFPIMGGTLTMGI, from the coding sequence ATGAATACTACATTAATGACTTATACTTTAACTCCTTTGTTATTAGGGGTTCTTATTCTTGTTGTTTTACTTTTAATACAAAGAAAAAAACAACAACAAAATATTGTTTTATTATCAAAACTAGATAATAAAGCAATTATAGAAGAACAACATACAAAGAAAAAGAATAATGATTTAACCATAAAACTAATCCAAGCAGGTATTACTTATAAAGAGTATATAGAAGCTAGATTATTATTTGCTTTGATTGGTTTAATTATTATGGGTGTGTTACCTTTTATTTTCTCAATGATGGTAGGAATTATTAGTGTAGTAGTTGGTGTTTTATGTATTGTTTTTGGTGGGAAAATGTATTTAGGTATTTCAAAAGCTGAAAGAATTGAAAAAATAGATAGAGACTTAGGAATATTTCTTGATTTAGTAAATGTAATTTTAGAAGCAGGGGGTAGTTTAAAAAATGCCTTTTTTGAAGTATCACGAAGAGCTCAAGGAATTATTGATCCAGAGTTATTAAAAGAGATTTCTATTTTAGAGTATGAAATGACAAACTACTCTACAAAAGTAGCTTATGAAAATCTAAAAAATAGAGTTGATAGTAAAGAGCTTGATAAAATTATTGATTTTTTAATACTTAGTGAAGAAACAGGAATTGGGGTGAAGAATATCTTTGCTATGCAATCTGATGAAATGAGAAAAACTAAGTTTTATAAAATCAAAGGGAAAGTAAATACTTTAAATATGTATTTAATGTTGATAATCTTCTTGTTTGTTTTACCTGCATTTGGGGCATTTGTTGTATTCCCAATTATGGGTGGAACACTAACAATGGGAATATAA
- a CDS encoding type II secretion system F family protein has protein sequence MDSLVLFFIVVIPILLVVLSFYLYSFYIKMNQQKIIINTLINTNSKILDKNRTDNNFDAETSWLRKKLRFAGFTANGAEYIFIFICIGFGILASSFIFLVAKSKIIFVCTLFIFMFFPYLFLVKIIKVREEEFNFSLKEIIDKVTSMMKSGVGFEQALKKSIITSKSKLAQKIFNIYINEKSVIGEDKCFEKMFKLVESRELRIFYLTISIGRKSGGKFSNTLEKLRKTLHDQGEIKQEITSSTKEIKVGTYMIIALIVFTYLMMNNALNNSLNAHFFGSDTGKLQMFFIIVWVAFGLFINSLLTKIK, from the coding sequence ATGGATTCTTTAGTTCTATTTTTTATTGTAGTAATACCTATTTTATTAGTTGTATTATCTTTTTATTTATATTCATTTTATATAAAAATGAACCAACAAAAGATAATCATTAATACTTTAATTAATACTAATAGCAAGATCTTAGATAAAAATAGAACGGATAATAATTTTGATGCTGAAACATCATGGTTAAGAAAGAAACTTAGATTTGCTGGCTTTACAGCTAATGGGGCTGAATATATTTTTATATTTATATGTATTGGTTTTGGAATACTTGCTAGTTCTTTTATCTTTTTAGTTGCCAAATCAAAAATCATATTCGTTTGTACTTTGTTTATTTTTATGTTTTTCCCTTATTTATTTTTAGTAAAAATCATAAAGGTAAGAGAAGAAGAGTTTAATTTTTCACTAAAAGAGATTATCGACAAAGTAACAAGTATGATGAAAAGTGGGGTTGGGTTTGAACAAGCTTTAAAAAAATCAATTATTACTTCAAAATCTAAACTAGCACAAAAAATATTTAATATTTATATTAATGAGAAATCAGTAATTGGTGAAGATAAGTGTTTTGAGAAGATGTTTAAACTTGTTGAATCAAGAGAACTTAGAATCTTTTACCTAACTATTTCTATTGGTAGAAAATCTGGTGGGAAGTTTTCTAATACTTTAGAGAAACTGCGAAAAACATTACATGACCAAGGAGAGATTAAACAAGAGATTACATCTTCAACAAAAGAGATAAAAGTAGGAACATATATGATTATTGCTCTTATTGTATTTACATATTTAATGATGAATAATGCTTTAAATAATTCTCTTAATGCACATTTCTTTGGTAGCGATACTGGAAAACTACAAATGTTTTTTATTATTGTTTGGGTTGCCTTTGGGCTTTTTATAAATAGTTTATTAACAAAGATAAAATAA
- a CDS encoding CpaF family protein, whose protein sequence is MRNLRDLIEDQETNSITLKDEIINDVVEVDEIEETKEKINKVKKQVVNSELEFSDIYTNKELYDLALRINDSFLMNLKSDQKITKESLEEVLPEFISSFNNEVRTLKREHLDDIKELVINNIVGYGHISTIFNLAKDGLNDVIVNTKDYIDIIYKGKTEETPFSFRSEDELRKIIDKMLAENNRKIDEAHPIISSKLNDGSRVEVQIPPIAANDGSCVTIRKFNEIPLLLEMLIDSGQMDMKMAYFLVKAAKGKCNIIVSGGTSSGKTTFLNALTRFVDGNEQLMVIEDTKEMQPQMPCHSIRSYEARMPNEEGKGAITLDYLLRSALRSSPRRIIVGECRGPEIVVMLNAMNTGHPGSMTTVHADNTKEALVRIENMYLEARPSANINFIRTQMVSAIDVIIQLVRFPDGTRKLITVSEIERRMEDNGVVALNNVFEFKRDTSDMKKTKGEFQTLATPTRTIDQMNMFGVDIDKRVFDPNFDMPKSMLIEALETDLPSVMCGWKDEYLDVFLDRDSQLLHKWPHFQKMRKE, encoded by the coding sequence ATGAGAAATTTAAGAGACTTAATTGAAGATCAAGAAACTAACTCAATTACCTTAAAAGATGAGATTATTAATGATGTAGTTGAAGTTGATGAAATTGAAGAAACAAAAGAAAAAATCAATAAAGTTAAAAAACAAGTAGTGAATTCTGAACTTGAATTCTCAGATATATATACAAATAAAGAGTTATATGATTTGGCTTTACGAATTAATGATAGTTTCTTAATGAATCTAAAATCAGACCAAAAAATTACAAAAGAGAGTTTAGAAGAGGTTTTACCCGAGTTTATTTCCTCTTTTAATAATGAAGTTAGAACTTTAAAAAGAGAACATTTAGATGATATTAAAGAGTTAGTTATTAATAATATTGTTGGATATGGGCATATTTCTACAATTTTTAATCTAGCAAAAGATGGATTGAATGATGTTATTGTAAATACGAAAGACTATATTGACATTATTTATAAAGGTAAAACAGAAGAGACTCCATTTTCTTTTAGAAGTGAAGATGAATTAAGAAAAATTATTGACAAAATGCTTGCTGAGAATAATAGAAAAATTGATGAAGCACATCCTATTATTTCAAGTAAATTAAATGATGGTTCAAGAGTAGAAGTTCAAATCCCACCAATTGCTGCTAATGATGGTTCATGTGTAACTATAAGAAAGTTTAATGAAATCCCTTTACTTTTAGAAATGTTAATAGACTCAGGGCAAATGGATATGAAAATGGCATATTTCCTAGTAAAAGCTGCAAAAGGAAAATGTAATATTATTGTCTCTGGTGGTACATCAAGTGGTAAAACTACATTTTTAAATGCATTAACTAGATTTGTAGATGGAAATGAACAATTAATGGTTATTGAAGATACAAAAGAGATGCAACCTCAAATGCCATGTCATTCAATTAGATCTTATGAAGCAAGAATGCCAAATGAAGAAGGTAAAGGTGCTATTACTTTAGATTACTTATTAAGATCAGCCCTTAGATCAAGTCCAAGAAGAATTATTGTAGGTGAGTGTAGAGGACCTGAGATTGTAGTAATGTTAAATGCCATGAATACAGGGCATCCAGGTTCAATGACTACAGTTCATGCTGATAATACAAAAGAAGCATTAGTAAGAATTGAGAATATGTATCTAGAAGCACGACCAAGTGCTAATATTAATTTTATTAGAACACAAATGGTATCTGCAATTGATGTGATTATTCAATTAGTTAGATTCCCAGATGGTACTAGAAAACTGATTACAGTATCTGAGATTGAGAGACGAATGGAAGATAATGGAGTAGTTGCTCTTAATAATGTATTTGAATTTAAAAGAGATACAAGTGATATGAAAAAAACAAAAGGGGAATTTCAAACCCTAGCTACTCCAACAAGAACAATTGATCAGATGAATATGTTTGGAGTTGATATTGATAAAAGAGTATTTGATCCAAACTTTGATATGCCAAAGTCAATGTTAATCGAAGCTCTTGAAACAGATTTACCTTCTGTTATGTGTGGATGGAAAGACGAATATTTAGATGTATTCTTAGATAGAGATTCTCAACTTCTACATAAATGGCCACATTTCCAAAAAATGAGAAAAGAGTAA
- a CDS encoding AAA family ATPase: MTLDDFEKKLELNKENSHIHNQIFEMLELFTDLANLEKISYYKYNYEYNDFFYKFTITKDGERVEEPQVKNKSYKLVLRKNKIVYGYIVLYEKLKSTAILRKLLKKIRKYLEFQRELEKKLLGSDISFNIYLFHDEQLDVFAKNLKAGLEGLFNVDVFIDTSIEKHLSEIKSKDTKHIIVYLIDDEKSIKNYENSIKHLNELIIVIGPNDHYLSMYCGKLGIQNYIPINEFKAENIKSIIVNTRNNLINKNKYGNKILALSGISGGIGTTTIAMNMSDLLATKLPDKNILYIDLSTTKAISNLFLENNPLPEKTIIDLINTSEFHLENNLENGLHKIRENFYCITGIQKHIDKEYIEKDIFIEKLLEYISSSSDYFNFIIIDVGIADASNLKSTIYDIVNELWLVTEMNLPHITKVKTFYSLMKRAGLKEKISFIVNRYDSQNAISVGDVTSILNMNSDDKIQFDDFKIPNDYQSLGKCWTYCELASQKAKESLFIKKLDSILESKSFYNKDLKEVKKKESWFSTMFKKSKK, translated from the coding sequence ATGACTTTAGATGACTTTGAAAAAAAACTAGAATTAAATAAAGAAAACTCTCATATTCATAATCAAATATTTGAGATGTTAGAGTTATTCACTGATTTAGCCAATTTAGAAAAGATTTCATATTATAAATATAATTATGAATACAATGATTTCTTTTATAAATTTACTATTACAAAAGATGGTGAAAGAGTTGAAGAACCTCAAGTTAAAAATAAAAGCTATAAATTAGTACTTAGAAAAAATAAAATAGTGTATGGGTATATTGTACTTTATGAAAAACTAAAATCAACTGCTATTTTGAGAAAGCTACTTAAAAAAATTAGAAAATATTTAGAATTTCAAAGAGAATTAGAAAAAAAACTATTAGGTTCTGATATTTCATTTAATATCTATTTATTCCATGATGAACAATTAGATGTGTTTGCAAAAAATCTAAAAGCTGGACTAGAGGGGCTTTTTAATGTTGATGTGTTTATTGATACAAGTATTGAAAAACATTTAAGTGAAATAAAATCTAAAGATACAAAACATATTATTGTATATTTAATTGATGACGAAAAAAGTATAAAAAATTATGAGAACTCTATAAAACATCTAAATGAACTTATTATTGTAATTGGTCCAAATGACCACTATTTATCAATGTATTGTGGAAAATTAGGAATTCAAAACTATATTCCAATAAATGAATTTAAAGCTGAGAATATTAAATCAATTATTGTAAATACAAGAAATAATCTAATTAATAAAAATAAATATGGGAATAAAATTTTAGCTTTGAGTGGTATTTCTGGGGGAATTGGAACTACAACAATTGCTATGAATATGTCGGATTTATTAGCTACAAAATTACCAGATAAAAATATTTTATATATTGATTTATCAACAACAAAAGCAATAAGTAATCTATTTTTAGAGAATAATCCTTTACCTGAAAAAACTATTATTGATTTAATTAACACAAGTGAATTCCATTTGGAGAATAATCTTGAAAATGGTTTACATAAAATAAGAGAGAATTTCTATTGTATTACTGGAATTCAAAAACATATTGATAAAGAGTATATAGAAAAAGATATTTTTATAGAAAAACTTCTAGAATATATTTCTTCTTCAAGTGATTATTTTAACTTTATAATTATAGATGTTGGTATTGCTGATGCTTCAAATTTAAAATCAACTATTTATGATATTGTAAATGAATTATGGTTAGTAACAGAGATGAACTTACCACATATTACAAAAGTTAAAACATTTTATTCTCTAATGAAAAGAGCTGGATTAAAAGAGAAAATATCATTTATTGTAAATAGATATGATTCACAAAATGCAATTTCAGTTGGGGATGTTACTTCAATATTAAATATGAATAGTGATGATAAAATCCAATTTGATGATTTTAAAATTCCAAATGATTACCAAAGTTTAGGGAAATGTTGGACTTATTGTGAATTAGCTAGCCAAAAAGCAAAAGAGTCTTTATTTATTAAAAAGCTTGACTCTATATTAGAATCAAAAAGTTTTTACAATAAAGATTTAAAAGAAGTGAAAAAGAAAGAAAGCTGGTTTTCTACTATGTTTAAAAAGAGTAAAAAATGA
- a CDS encoding DUF4114 domain-containing protein has protein sequence MKKAFIDQIMLGFFLFASLVIFGATVSDEYEARNKAVKLQEITKLTTRALAKHYMYNEDMEAAEVIANDILSETKIGQELIDNNFISYVWRDLDADGLPNVVTSTIAGYKQDNFWFKFIDKDEFNLPSVNWTEYVTKDESDIISIVMRYGGSNAGYHNMIGTYELDDSRCFSNPALVLVNKEDHEVGDELGSYTNLDTRFFIIPDGYDRFGNRTSTLNSSISINGCEGEIPSVNIDENIDSGDVYFQDTEFNTDDGYDHMHEVGKTYFDLYKQYVSQDITYCSRYRRGRCREYSTRDANWDDWVTYAATNDIDFANDPNDEYIITMEDLPNGGDKDFNDINLDTTKVRVPRSVDTVDIEDGIDVSP, from the coding sequence ATGAAAAAAGCATTTATTGATCAAATCATGTTAGGCTTTTTCTTATTTGCTTCTCTTGTAATATTTGGAGCAACAGTTTCAGATGAATATGAAGCTAGAAATAAGGCTGTTAAACTTCAAGAAATTACTAAACTTACAACTAGAGCTTTAGCAAAACATTATATGTATAATGAAGATATGGAAGCTGCTGAAGTTATCGCTAATGACATACTTAGTGAAACAAAAATAGGACAAGAATTAATTGATAACAATTTTATCTCATATGTTTGGAGAGATTTAGATGCAGATGGTTTACCAAATGTAGTTACTTCAACAATTGCAGGATATAAACAAGATAACTTTTGGTTTAAATTTATTGATAAAGATGAGTTTAATTTACCTTCTGTTAATTGGACAGAATATGTTACAAAAGATGAATCAGACATTATTTCTATTGTTATGAGATATGGTGGTTCAAATGCTGGTTATCACAATATGATTGGTACTTATGAATTAGATGATAGTAGATGTTTTTCTAATCCTGCTTTAGTTTTAGTAAATAAAGAAGACCATGAAGTAGGGGATGAACTTGGTTCATATACTAACCTTGATACTCGATTTTTTATTATCCCTGATGGTTACGATAGATTTGGTAATAGAACAAGTACTTTAAATAGTTCAATATCAATTAATGGATGTGAAGGAGAAATACCTTCTGTAAATATTGATGAAAATATTGACTCAGGAGATGTCTATTTTCAAGATACGGAGTTTAATACTGATGATGGTTATGATCATATGCATGAGGTTGGAAAAACATATTTTGATTTATATAAACAATATGTATCCCAAGATATTACATATTGTTCACGATATAGAAGAGGAAGATGTAGAGAATATAGTACTAGAGATGCTAACTGGGATGATTGGGTTACTTATGCTGCTACTAATGATATAGATTTTGCAAATGATCCAAATGATGAATATATTATTACAATGGAAGATTTACCAAATGGTGGAGATAAAGATTTTAATGATATTAATTTAGATACTACAAAAGTGAGAGTTCCTCGAAGTGTAGATACTGTGGACATTGAAGATGGCATTGATGTTTCACCATAA
- a CDS encoding prepilin peptidase codes for MFSISFYIFSLFLSYTDFKKFLVPNDLVITMSIMLLTFGFLDSKIYISSIVLPLVVLIFFCAIMLINRNIILGGGDIKYMMLVALFLPLKSFALFLLITGILQSLLLLYMQQIRKKKIAPMVPMMFLAVVIVELLVLADLYPLK; via the coding sequence ATGTTTTCAATAAGTTTTTATATATTTTCTTTGTTCTTATCTTACACTGACTTCAAAAAGTTTTTAGTTCCCAATGACCTTGTGATTACTATGAGTATTATGCTTTTAACTTTTGGATTTTTAGACTCGAAAATATATATAAGTTCTATTGTTTTACCCTTAGTTGTACTAATCTTTTTTTGTGCAATTATGCTTATAAATAGAAATATTATTTTAGGTGGCGGAGATATAAAATATATGATGTTAGTGGCATTATTTTTACCTCTAAAATCTTTTGCTTTATTTTTACTTATTACTGGTATTTTACAAAGTTTATTACTTTTGTATATGCAACAAATAAGAAAGAAAAAGATTGCCCCAATGGTTCCAATGATGTTTTTAGCTGTGGTTATAGTGGAACTTCTAGTTTTAGCTGACTTATACCCATTAAAATAG